One segment of Formicincola oecophyllae DNA contains the following:
- a CDS encoding rod shape-determining protein: protein MFSRLLGLMSSDIAIDLGTANTLVYVKGRGIVLDEPSVVAMTEARGRGKQTLAVGHEAKRMVGRTPGSITAIRPLRDGVIADFESAEEMIKHFIRKVHNRGSWFSPQIVICVPSGSTAVERRAIQESAESAGARKVYLIEEPMAAAIGAGLAVTEPSGSMIVDIGGGTTEVAVVSLGGLVNARSVRMGGDQMDEAIMAYVKRHYSLMIGESSAERIKIELGAASMPPDGGDGPLRSVKGRDVITGVPREITISQAQVAEALEMPVHEIIEAVQGVLENTPPELAADIVEKGIVLSGGGALLARLDEVLREATGLPVIVAENPLSCVALGTGRALEEINTLKSVLSTMY from the coding sequence ATGTTTTCACGTCTGCTGGGGCTCATGTCGTCTGACATAGCGATTGATTTGGGCACCGCAAACACCCTTGTCTATGTGAAAGGGCGTGGCATCGTGCTGGATGAGCCTTCCGTTGTCGCCATGACGGAAGCGCGCGGCCGTGGCAAGCAGACCTTGGCAGTAGGCCATGAAGCCAAGCGCATGGTGGGGCGGACACCAGGCAGCATCACTGCCATACGCCCCTTGCGTGATGGCGTCATCGCTGACTTTGAAAGCGCGGAGGAAATGATCAAGCATTTCATCCGCAAGGTTCACAACCGTGGTTCCTGGTTCAGCCCCCAGATCGTCATCTGCGTGCCGTCTGGCTCCACTGCGGTGGAGCGGCGCGCCATCCAGGAAAGCGCTGAAAGCGCCGGCGCGCGCAAGGTCTACTTGATTGAGGAACCTATGGCAGCGGCCATCGGGGCGGGGCTTGCTGTGACGGAGCCTTCGGGCAGCATGATTGTGGATATCGGCGGCGGCACAACAGAAGTGGCGGTTGTTTCGCTGGGTGGTTTGGTCAACGCGCGTTCTGTGCGCATGGGCGGCGACCAGATGGATGAAGCCATCATGGCCTATGTCAAACGCCATTATAGCCTGATGATTGGCGAAAGTTCAGCAGAGCGCATCAAGATAGAGCTTGGCGCGGCCTCCATGCCGCCTGATGGCGGTGACGGCCCGCTGCGTTCAGTCAAAGGGCGCGATGTCATCACGGGTGTGCCGCGTGAAATCACCATCAGCCAAGCCCAGGTGGCTGAGGCCCTGGAAATGCCCGTTCATGAGATCATCGAGGCTGTTCAAGGGGTTTTGGAGAACACGCCACCAGAGCTGGCTGCTGACATTGTTGAGAAGGGCATTGTCCTTTCTGGCGGCGGGGCCCTCCTGGCGCGCTTGGATGAAGTGCTGCGCGAAGCTACAGGCCTGCCTGTGATTGTGGCTGAGAATCCGCTTTCCTGTGTGGCGTTGGGCACAGGGCGCGCCCTTGAGGAAATCAACACCCTCAAAAGCGTTCTGAGCACCATGTATTGA
- the glyS gene encoding glycine--tRNA ligase subunit beta — protein MAELLLDLFSEEIPAYLQESAAADLLKLLQAALAPLNPRQGQAFSTPRHVAAVLEVDEGVPERLEEQRGPRLSAPPKALAGFLRKHGVAEATLPPAAEVAAQGAAGYDLGRGLTLRVENDYWVLAKRLPAVNAAALVAEHVPEILWNFPWPKTMRWGQGTAFTWIRPLRRIACLLDGQTVPFSLERAGDKAHGLAASNQTEGHRFMAPGPFTISSAEQWRTELAKRFVLVDPQERQRLVREGAQKQASAKGAELVPDEGLVREVAGLTEWPVPLAGAIEAQFMDLPPEVMQVSMRVNQRYFATRQPGQDQQAAPWFVVIANKAFDDGGALCIAGNERVLRARFADARHFWNLDRKRTLASRVDDLGAVTFHAKLGTQKARAERISRLAGAVAAAMGLPPQQQAQAERAGLLAKADLTTGMVGEFPEVQGVMGGHYARHDGEGEAIADAVGEHYMPRGAQDNVPSKPVSVAVALADRLDMLAGFFAMGETPTGSGDPYGLRRAAIAVIRLVRDNGLHINLDDLLTKAAAPYAAIAKAAGDKSALQALEGFLAERLKVQLRSEGQRHDVLDATLASSQPRPGALFSQGLDGDLTRLLARVAALAAMLETPAGAQLLQAYKRAGNILRIENKKDGPHKGAVNEGLFQQGEERRLAQELAQASQAAEGALGQGDFQGAMKALAPLQGVMEDFFGAVTVNADDPALRRNRLRLLQGFVSNVDRVADFSKLTG, from the coding sequence GAAGTGGACGAAGGCGTGCCAGAGCGGCTGGAGGAGCAGCGCGGCCCCCGCCTGTCCGCCCCGCCCAAGGCCTTGGCCGGATTCCTGCGTAAGCATGGCGTTGCTGAAGCCACCCTCCCCCCAGCGGCGGAAGTGGCTGCCCAAGGCGCCGCTGGCTACGATCTGGGCCGGGGCCTAACGCTGCGGGTGGAAAATGATTACTGGGTGCTTGCCAAGCGCCTGCCCGCTGTGAATGCAGCGGCGTTAGTAGCTGAGCACGTGCCTGAAATCCTCTGGAACTTCCCCTGGCCCAAAACCATGCGCTGGGGCCAGGGGACGGCCTTTACCTGGATTAGGCCATTGCGGCGCATTGCCTGCCTGCTTGATGGGCAGACCGTACCTTTCAGCTTGGAGCGCGCAGGGGACAAGGCCCACGGCCTTGCCGCCTCCAACCAGACGGAAGGGCACCGCTTCATGGCGCCAGGCCCCTTCACAATCAGCAGTGCAGAGCAATGGCGCACTGAGCTGGCCAAGCGCTTTGTGCTGGTGGACCCGCAAGAGCGCCAGCGCCTTGTGCGTGAGGGCGCCCAGAAGCAGGCCAGCGCCAAGGGGGCCGAACTTGTGCCTGATGAAGGGCTGGTGCGGGAAGTGGCTGGCCTGACGGAATGGCCCGTTCCCCTGGCTGGCGCTATTGAAGCGCAGTTCATGGATTTGCCGCCAGAGGTCATGCAGGTCTCCATGCGCGTCAACCAGCGCTATTTCGCCACCCGCCAGCCTGGGCAGGACCAGCAGGCCGCGCCCTGGTTTGTGGTCATCGCCAACAAGGCCTTTGATGATGGCGGGGCGCTGTGCATTGCTGGCAATGAGCGTGTGCTGCGCGCCCGCTTTGCTGACGCGCGTCATTTCTGGAACTTGGACCGCAAGCGCACCCTGGCCAGCCGCGTGGATGACCTGGGCGCGGTCACCTTCCATGCCAAGCTGGGAACGCAGAAAGCCCGCGCTGAGCGCATCAGCCGCCTTGCTGGTGCTGTGGCCGCGGCCATGGGCCTGCCCCCCCAGCAGCAGGCCCAGGCTGAACGAGCAGGGCTGCTGGCCAAAGCCGACCTCACCACGGGCATGGTGGGGGAATTCCCTGAAGTGCAGGGCGTCATGGGAGGGCACTATGCCCGCCATGATGGTGAGGGCGAAGCCATCGCAGACGCTGTGGGCGAGCACTACATGCCCCGCGGCGCCCAGGACAACGTGCCTTCTAAGCCGGTTTCCGTGGCGGTGGCCTTGGCGGACAGGCTGGACATGCTGGCTGGGTTCTTCGCCATGGGCGAAACCCCCACAGGTTCTGGCGACCCTTACGGCCTGCGCCGCGCTGCCATCGCCGTCATCCGCCTGGTGCGTGACAATGGCCTCCACATTAACCTTGATGACCTCCTGACCAAGGCTGCCGCTCCTTACGCAGCCATTGCCAAGGCGGCGGGGGACAAAAGCGCCCTCCAGGCCTTGGAAGGCTTCCTGGCTGAGCGGTTGAAAGTCCAGCTGCGCAGCGAGGGCCAGCGCCATGACGTCCTGGACGCCACGCTGGCCAGCAGCCAGCCACGCCCAGGCGCGCTGTTCAGCCAAGGGCTTGATGGTGACCTCACGCGCCTGCTTGCGCGTGTGGCAGCCCTGGCCGCCATGCTGGAAACTCCAGCTGGCGCGCAGCTACTGCAAGCTTACAAGCGCGCTGGCAACATCTTGCGCATTGAGAACAAAAAGGACGGCCCCCACAAAGGCGCTGTGAATGAGGGGCTTTTCCAGCAGGGGGAAGAGCGCAGGCTTGCCCAGGAACTGGCCCAGGCCAGCCAGGCAGCCGAAGGGGCCTTGGGGCAGGGGGACTTCCAGGGCGCCATGAAGGCCCTTGCCCCCCTCCAGGGCGTTATGGAGGACTTCTTTGGCGCTGTTACCGTCAATGCTGACGACCCAGCCTTGCGCCGCAACCGCCTGCGCCTGCTGCAAGGCTTCGTCAGCAATGTGGACAGGGTGGCTGACTTCTCAAAACTCACAGGCTGA
- the mrdA gene encoding penicillin-binding protein 2 produces MMFKRLFALLPRWGSSRPSFDASGTTHQTELLEGQGHGHNVFTRRALLVMAAQGSILGLLGNRLYNLQLLEGDALKEKARRNRTSKRYLAPPRGLIVDRAGVTVAGNRVNWRAVITIEDLGSLDAALAKLSAIVPLDDHDRARIARDRKRMRRFVPLVLKEFLTWDDMAAISLNAPSLPGVLVDVGTTREYPFDELMAHIVGYVAPPNEKDVQKEPMLALPGMRVGRAGIEQTQEVVLHGKPGYVSSEVNAVGRVISELERVDGVAGSTLGLTLDSVLQKQVRDRIGGRVASAVVMDCRNGEIMAMVSTPSFQPGLFDSGVSHAQWQAWMSDPRAPLTDKVVSGLYPPGSTFKPAVALAALSTGKVSPKDRFHCPGYYDVGGVRFHCWNRHGHGMVNMRAGLKFSCDCYFYQVARRCGMDAIEQASNAMGMGVKLPIELPHVHAGVIPTPAWRKRHGGHWNTGDTVNAGIGQGYVQVSPLGLATYTAALASGNLVQPHLVRSIEGRLVPPAQPKKLPFTEEQLSVVRGGMYAVVNEPYGSGSRARLDMPGIQLAGKTGSAQVRHVSRALRESGHFNSMKLPWEYRPHALFICYAPYKNPRYAVAVIVEHGNAGGKEAAPLARDIMADTLRRDPARRGQKTEGFVAQAGPVNG; encoded by the coding sequence ATGATGTTTAAACGCCTTTTCGCACTCCTGCCCCGCTGGGGTAGCTCCCGCCCTTCCTTCGATGCCAGCGGCACGACCCACCAGACCGAACTTCTGGAGGGCCAGGGCCACGGGCACAATGTATTCACCCGCCGCGCCCTTTTGGTCATGGCGGCGCAGGGCAGCATTCTGGGTTTGTTGGGCAATCGCCTCTACAACTTGCAGCTGCTGGAGGGGGACGCCCTTAAAGAGAAGGCGCGCCGCAACCGCACAAGCAAGCGCTACCTGGCCCCGCCGCGCGGGCTGATTGTGGACAGGGCCGGGGTCACGGTGGCGGGCAACCGCGTTAATTGGCGGGCTGTCATCACCATTGAGGATCTGGGCAGCCTTGATGCGGCGCTGGCGAAGCTTTCGGCCATTGTGCCGCTGGATGACCACGACCGCGCCCGTATTGCGCGTGACCGCAAGCGTATGCGCCGCTTCGTCCCCCTGGTCCTGAAGGAGTTCCTAACTTGGGACGACATGGCGGCCATCAGCCTCAATGCGCCTTCCTTGCCAGGGGTATTGGTGGATGTGGGGACAACGCGCGAATACCCCTTTGATGAGTTGATGGCGCACATCGTGGGCTATGTGGCACCCCCTAATGAGAAAGACGTCCAGAAGGAGCCCATGCTGGCCCTGCCTGGCATGAGGGTGGGGCGCGCTGGCATTGAGCAGACCCAGGAAGTGGTCCTGCACGGCAAGCCTGGCTATGTCTCCTCAGAGGTGAACGCCGTTGGGCGCGTCATCAGTGAGTTGGAGCGGGTGGATGGCGTGGCGGGCAGCACGCTTGGCCTCACGCTCGATAGCGTTTTGCAAAAGCAGGTGCGCGACCGTATCGGCGGCCGCGTGGCCAGCGCTGTCGTGATGGATTGCCGCAATGGCGAGATCATGGCGATGGTCAGCACGCCTTCATTCCAGCCGGGGCTGTTTGATTCAGGCGTCAGCCATGCGCAGTGGCAAGCCTGGATGAGCGACCCGCGCGCCCCCTTGACCGATAAGGTGGTGAGTGGCCTTTACCCCCCGGGTTCCACCTTCAAGCCTGCTGTGGCGCTGGCGGCGCTCTCCACAGGTAAGGTCAGCCCCAAGGACCGCTTCCATTGTCCTGGCTATTATGATGTTGGCGGTGTGCGTTTCCACTGCTGGAACCGCCATGGCCATGGCATGGTCAACATGCGCGCTGGGCTGAAGTTTTCCTGTGACTGCTATTTTTACCAAGTGGCCAGGCGTTGCGGCATGGATGCCATCGAGCAGGCCTCTAACGCCATGGGCATGGGGGTGAAGCTGCCAATTGAACTGCCCCACGTTCATGCTGGCGTCATCCCGACCCCTGCATGGCGCAAGCGCCACGGTGGCCACTGGAACACGGGCGACACCGTCAATGCGGGCATTGGCCAGGGTTATGTGCAGGTTTCCCCGTTGGGGCTTGCCACTTACACAGCCGCCCTGGCCAGCGGCAATTTGGTGCAGCCCCATCTTGTGCGCTCCATTGAAGGGCGCTTGGTGCCCCCAGCCCAGCCCAAAAAGCTGCCCTTCACCGAGGAGCAGCTCTCTGTGGTGCGGGGCGGCATGTACGCGGTGGTGAATGAGCCCTATGGGTCTGGCTCGCGTGCGCGGCTGGACATGCCAGGCATTCAGTTGGCTGGCAAAACGGGCTCCGCCCAGGTGCGCCACGTCTCCCGCGCGCTGCGTGAAAGCGGGCACTTCAATTCCATGAAGCTGCCTTGGGAATACAGGCCCCACGCGCTATTCATCTGCTATGCGCCTTATAAAAACCCGCGCTATGCCGTGGCCGTGATTGTTGAGCACGGCAATGCTGGCGGCAAGGAGGCAGCACCCCTTGCGCGTGATATCATGGCAGACACCCTGCGGCGCGACCCTGCGCGCCGTGGCCAGAAAACAGAAGGCTTCGTGGCGCAGGCTGGCCCTGTCAATGGCTGA
- the rodA gene encoding rod shape-determining protein RodA: MRPSAMRRLRRREPSFHLFSYLRQINWFFVLLVCALAGVGYIALYSAGGGSAKPFAGPQLLRFMGGVVLMLGTALLSPRVLKVLSWPIYAASITLLALVLRMGHVGKGAERWINLGGFQFQPSEFAKIALVLVLATWFSRVNWKRVGNPLNLIIPAVLTLVPVVLILKEPNLGTGTIVAVLGAVMFFGAGMRWWQIILLVAPVPFLGNFIYDHLHDYQKARIDTFLHPEHDPLGAGYNILQSRIALGSGGMWGNGYLHGSQGQLNFLPEKQTDFIFTTIGEEWGFSGALIVILLLGLVTLSGMVMAVRCRNRFGRLLALGISMDFFLYCAVNLSMVMGAIPVGGVPLPLISYGGSAMLTMMFGFGLLMSSWVHRNQTDKIEHKLDYH; the protein is encoded by the coding sequence ATGAGACCTTCCGCCATGAGGCGCCTGCGCCGCCGTGAACCGTCTTTTCACCTGTTTTCCTACCTCAGGCAGATCAACTGGTTTTTCGTGCTGTTGGTCTGCGCCTTAGCTGGCGTTGGCTACATTGCGCTCTATTCAGCTGGGGGTGGGTCGGCAAAGCCTTTCGCAGGGCCGCAGCTTCTCCGATTCATGGGGGGAGTGGTGCTGATGCTGGGCACGGCTTTGCTCAGCCCACGCGTGCTCAAGGTGCTGTCCTGGCCGATTTACGCTGCCTCCATCACTCTTTTGGCCCTTGTGCTGCGCATGGGCCATGTGGGCAAAGGGGCTGAACGCTGGATTAACCTGGGTGGGTTCCAGTTCCAGCCTTCAGAATTCGCCAAAATCGCCCTCGTCCTGGTACTGGCAACATGGTTCAGCAGGGTGAACTGGAAGCGCGTTGGCAATCCGCTTAACCTTATCATCCCTGCTGTGTTGACCTTGGTGCCTGTCGTCCTGATTTTGAAGGAGCCAAACCTGGGCACTGGCACCATCGTGGCCGTCCTCGGCGCGGTGATGTTCTTTGGGGCAGGCATGCGCTGGTGGCAGATCATCCTGCTGGTGGCACCTGTGCCGTTCCTGGGCAATTTCATTTACGACCATCTGCACGATTACCAAAAAGCGCGCATCGACACGTTCCTCCACCCTGAGCATGACCCGCTGGGCGCTGGCTACAACATCCTTCAGTCACGCATCGCGCTGGGTTCTGGTGGCATGTGGGGCAATGGCTACCTTCACGGCAGCCAGGGGCAGCTCAACTTTCTGCCTGAAAAGCAGACGGACTTCATCTTCACCACCATTGGGGAGGAATGGGGGTTCAGCGGTGCCTTGATTGTTATTCTGCTTCTGGGGCTGGTCACGTTAAGTGGCATGGTCATGGCCGTGCGCTGCCGCAACCGTTTTGGCCGGTTGCTGGCGCTTGGCATTTCCATGGATTTCTTCCTCTACTGCGCTGTCAATTTGTCTATGGTTATGGGGGCCATTCCGGTGGGCGGCGTGCCGCTGCCGCTGATATCCTATGGTGGGTCTGCCATGCTGACTATGATGTTTGGCTTTGGGTTGCTGATGTCCTCCTGGGTGCACCGCAACCAAACTGACAAAATCGAGCACAAGCTCGATTACCACTGA
- a CDS encoding N-acetylmuramoyl-L-alanine amidase family protein, producing the protein MSPPPPILKGSTPGGGPRHGRRAFMASTGLWGARLLGAALAGRGLLGGAVAAPVHKGAVHKGAAHPAGVLKLPARLGRTTRANSSASFNHSGAPKAARHQSATLESALQELRGAPAHPGRGARLASNHPANHAHHAPAIHPQRAPVLAYKNPTTMAGRGKHLALAHPGQQGHIQHGKPQVVALKAGHGKVVAVHGRHQPTPHLPLIVLDPGHGGHDPGATGRTGIHEKAITLIVAHELRRRLEAGKRFRVMMTRTTDRYVSLEGRVAFAQAHHANIFLSLHADALPPEAAAQSVRGASVYTLSGRASDPQSAWLATSQNAVDGGLASFSARSVPLVLRHILSSLERDGTRRLSRQLQESLVGGLGQKMQLLHHPARQAGFAVLRSGMVPSALVEMGFLSNIHDEALLLKPLFRRQVAAALAQALEQYSASKGLA; encoded by the coding sequence ATGTCCCCCCCTCCCCCCATTCTGAAAGGCTCAACCCCTGGTGGGGGACCACGCCATGGGCGCAGGGCCTTCATGGCCAGCACGGGGCTGTGGGGCGCACGCCTGTTGGGGGCTGCGCTGGCGGGGCGGGGCCTTTTGGGGGGTGCTGTGGCTGCGCCTGTGCACAAGGGGGCTGTGCACAAAGGGGCGGCCCATCCTGCAGGCGTTCTGAAGTTGCCTGCCAGGCTGGGCAGAACCACGCGCGCCAATTCTTCAGCCAGCTTTAACCATTCTGGCGCCCCCAAGGCTGCGCGCCATCAAAGCGCCACGCTGGAGAGCGCTTTGCAGGAACTGCGCGGAGCGCCAGCGCACCCAGGGCGCGGGGCGCGCCTGGCCAGCAATCACCCTGCCAACCACGCTCATCACGCACCAGCCATCCACCCCCAACGCGCCCCAGTTCTGGCCTATAAAAACCCAACCACCATGGCTGGGCGGGGCAAGCATCTGGCCCTGGCCCACCCTGGCCAACAGGGCCACATTCAACATGGTAAGCCCCAGGTGGTGGCCTTGAAGGCTGGCCATGGGAAAGTAGTCGCAGTCCATGGGCGGCACCAACCCACCCCTCACCTGCCCTTGATTGTGCTGGATCCAGGCCATGGCGGCCACGACCCAGGCGCCACTGGCCGCACAGGCATCCATGAGAAGGCCATTACCCTCATTGTGGCCCATGAGCTCAGGCGGCGCTTGGAAGCTGGCAAGCGCTTCAGGGTGATGATGACGCGCACCACCGATCGCTATGTTTCCCTGGAAGGGCGCGTGGCCTTCGCCCAGGCGCACCACGCCAATATCTTCCTTTCCCTCCATGCTGACGCCCTCCCGCCTGAGGCAGCGGCGCAGTCTGTGCGGGGGGCGAGCGTCTACACGCTTTCAGGGCGTGCGTCAGACCCGCAGTCAGCGTGGCTCGCCACCAGCCAGAACGCTGTTGATGGCGGCCTGGCCTCTTTCAGTGCGCGTTCTGTGCCTTTGGTGCTGCGGCACATCCTCTCCAGCCTTGAACGCGATGGCACGCGTAGGCTTTCGCGCCAACTGCAGGAAAGCCTTGTGGGGGGGCTGGGGCAGAAAATGCAGCTTCTGCACCACCCTGCGCGCCAAGCTGGCTTTGCCGTCCTGCGTTCTGGCATGGTACCCTCAGCCTTGGTGGAGATGGGGTTCCTCTCCAATATCCACGATGAGGCGCTGCTGCTCAAACCGCTTTTCCGCCGCCAGGTCGCAGCAGCCCTCGCCCAAGCGCTTGAGCAGTACAGCGCTAGCAAAGGGCTGGCCTGA
- the mreC gene encoding rod shape-determining protein MreC, translating to MSIIQGRHVVQGILLPLCLLGAVALMAAGQMVPAPINQLRIAVASRTAPVQRMIVWPVHAVRHWAETFSDFTQLEQQNRQLRLANMALQRENRFNAAMAAENARLKSLLHWRGQGADDLVAPSSWSTAQVVREEGGTYQHAVIVEADPGQAPWQVGSIMVDGMGLAGRVSAVQGPLGQVILVTDPASHIPVTLMESGGQAIMGGDGTAAPRLQFYSQTRLPREGEQVVTRHQVGLTGGVPVGHVHYAAPGHPQVVLDADLSHLNDVVLYAGPALAPLASPDGRTHSRRDVVPLAYKRPAGDNVLKNLQNVWPFSALAKPAPPSP from the coding sequence ATGTCAATCATTCAGGGCCGGCATGTCGTGCAGGGAATCCTGCTTCCCCTTTGCCTGCTGGGGGCAGTGGCGCTCATGGCGGCAGGGCAGATGGTGCCAGCCCCCATCAACCAATTGCGCATAGCCGTGGCGTCACGCACAGCGCCTGTGCAGAGGATGATTGTGTGGCCGGTTCATGCTGTGCGGCACTGGGCTGAAACGTTCTCTGACTTCACCCAGTTGGAGCAACAAAACCGCCAGTTGCGGTTGGCGAACATGGCGCTGCAGCGGGAGAACCGCTTCAACGCGGCCATGGCAGCGGAGAATGCGCGCCTTAAAAGCTTGTTGCATTGGCGTGGCCAAGGCGCTGATGACCTGGTCGCCCCCTCTTCCTGGTCAACGGCGCAAGTGGTGCGGGAGGAAGGCGGCACTTACCAGCATGCTGTTATAGTGGAGGCCGATCCAGGCCAGGCACCATGGCAGGTGGGCAGCATCATGGTGGATGGCATGGGTCTGGCAGGCCGCGTCAGTGCTGTGCAAGGCCCCTTGGGCCAGGTCATCCTGGTGACGGACCCAGCCAGCCACATTCCCGTGACGCTGATGGAAAGCGGTGGCCAGGCAATTATGGGGGGGGACGGCACAGCGGCGCCGCGCCTGCAGTTTTATTCGCAGACGCGACTGCCGCGCGAAGGCGAGCAGGTGGTAACCCGCCATCAAGTGGGGCTGACGGGGGGCGTTCCCGTGGGGCATGTGCATTACGCTGCCCCAGGTCACCCCCAAGTGGTGCTGGATGCTGACCTCAGCCATCTTAACGATGTGGTGCTTTACGCTGGCCCGGCCTTGGCCCCTCTGGCCAGCCCTGATGGGCGCACCCACAGCCGCAGGGATGTGGTCCCCCTGGCCTACAAACGCCCTGCTGGGGACAATGTGTTGAAAAACTTGCAGAATGTCTGGCCGTTCTCGGCCTTGGCCAAGCCTGCTCCCCCTAGCCCCTGA